Proteins encoded in a region of the Raphanus sativus cultivar WK10039 chromosome 8, ASM80110v3, whole genome shotgun sequence genome:
- the LOC130498964 gene encoding uncharacterized protein LOC130498964, translating to MTCSFKQCNAFKTRAIQVKECREGAVPGVKMTLNPEKPRRGCFEIREEGGETFITLLEMKRPFAPVKALDMEEVIEDIINTIK from the exons ATGACATGTTCCTT TAAACAATGCAATGCTTTCAAGACAAGGGCCATTCAGGTGAAGGAATGTCGGGAGGGAGCTGTTCCTGGTGTCAAGATGACTCTGAACCCTGAAAAG CCAAGACGGGGTTGCTTTGAGATCCGGGAGGAAGGTGGCGAAACGTTCATCACTCTTTTG GAGATGAAACGTCCATTTGCTCCAGTGAAGGCTCTTGATATGGAAGAAGTCATTGAGGACATCATAAACACCATTAAATGA
- the LOC108821356 gene encoding fasciclin-like arabinogalactan protein 5, with amino-acid sequence MGLNASLYLFSRTFLLIFFSTAITADNITQAFEKYSNFSTMNDLLIKTKLNIPISKYLTITLLAVSNEAISPIVNRSDVEVKNILMNHVILDYYDEIKFKGMKEKSIMLTTLYQTTGLGEEMNGFLNCTKSKGRVYFGSGVKGSPLVAEYVKALYDNPYNLSIVQISMPIVAPGLSLVIFPPPPPPAPPAPAPSPPDAAMAPGPGPDDDDNASDTAVPKHKPATETTEVDSPAPTPSADNEKIEAADKAGSSSSACKAGLSFVVVLLLLLFASFAGF; translated from the coding sequence ATGGGTCTCAATGCCTCCCTTTATCTATTCTCCCGCACCTTCTTACTCATATTTTTCTCTACAGCCATTACAGCAGACAACATCACACAAGCGTTTGAGAAATACTCCAACTTCAGCACCATGAATGATCTCTTGATCAAAACCAAGCTCAATATACCCATAAGCAAATACCTGACCATAACCTTACTTGCTGTTAGCAACGAAGCCATCAGCCCTATCGTTAACAGATCCGACGTTGAGGTCAAGAACATCCTTATGAATCATGTCATTCTCGATTACTACGATGAGATCAAGTTTAAAGGGATGAAGGAGAAGAGCATAATGCTCACTACCTTATACCAAACAACCGGTTTAGGTGAAGAGATGAATGGTTTTCTCAACTGTACCAAATCCAAAGGCAGAGTTTACTTTGGTTCAGGGGTGAAGGGTTCACCTCTAGTCGCTGAGTATGTCAAGGCTCTGTACGACAATCCATATAACTTGTCTATAGTCCAGATTAGTATGCCCATTGTGGCTCCTGGACTCAGCCTTGTTATTtttccacctccaccaccacctgcTCCTCCGGCTCCGGCTCCATCTCCTCCAGATGCTGCAATGGCTCCAGGTCCTGGACCAGATGATGATGACAATGCCTCAGATACAGCTGTTCCAAAACATAAACCTGCAACAGAAACAACGGAGGTTGATTCTCCAGCTCCTACTCCAAGCGCAGACAATGAGAAGATCGAAGCTGCTGATAAGGCTGGGTCATCCTCTTCTGCTTGTAAGGCAGGTTTAAGCTTTGTTGTTGTTCTCTTGCTACTATTGTTTGCTAGCTTTGCTGGTTTCTAA
- the LOC108821465 gene encoding flowering-promoting factor 1-like protein 1, whose translation MSGVWVFNKNGVMRLVENPYNNSGGDWSESSSSGGSQQQRMRRKILVHLPTSEVVSSYKSLERILKSLGWERYYNGDNADHLLQFHKRTSIDLISLPRDFSKFNSIHMYDIVVKNPNVFHVRDM comes from the coding sequence ATGTCTGGTGTGTGGGTGTTCAACAAGAACGGAGTGATGAGGCTGGTTGAGAATCCTTACAACAATTCCGGAGGAGATTGGTCGGAATCGTCCTCCTCCGGTGGTAGCCAGCAGCagaggatgaggaggaagaTTCTTGTCCATCTTCCGACCAGCGAGGTTGTCTCTTCGTACAAATCACTTGAGAGGATCTTGAAGAGTCTTGGATGGGAACGGTACTACAACGGAGACAACGCCGATCACCTCCTCCAATTCCACAAGAGAACATCGATTGATCTCATCTCTCTCCCTCGTGACTTCTCGAAGTTTAACTCCATTCATATGTATGATATCGTTGTCAAGAACCCTAACGTCTTCCATGTCCGAGACATGTAG
- the LOC108821150 gene encoding protein CHROMOSOME TRANSMISSION FIDELITY 7-like, with amino-acid sequence MQSKINYFFKPSSPSPIATSVTPDTTDDSLAAWENNRNVIVNTYQRRSPKAVRSEVLKEPIGERPRKGPKTLNKKKRSCYTQFHLELGQSDFLFRHCVECGATYAPGDELDEKSHQSFHKDYTNGIPFKGWQNERAFTSPSLGKNRIVVVLENDSPAHRNKVQEVVKMMEVELGEDWILHRYCKVYLLVSSQRISGCLVAEPIKEAFKIISRLDDGRQLKKESSSPSTTIHFGNIVLQRQVSKRCRESDDRLDNGATACEEEAKPAFCGVRAIWVSPSNRRKGLATQLLDTARESFSSGCILEKSQLAFSQPSSLGRAFGCNYFGTSSFLVYIAQLSLPGPVL; translated from the exons ATGCAatcaaaaatcaattatttCTTCAAGCCCTCGTCTCCTTCTCCCATCGCCACCTCAGTAACACCAGACACCACAGACGATAGCTTAGCCGCCTGGGAGAACAATCGGAACGTCATCGTCAACACCTACCAGCGTCGATCTCCCAAAGCCGTTAG AAGTGAAGTGCTTAAGGAACCCATCGGAGAGAGACCGAGGAAAGGACCTAAGACACTGAACAAGAAGAAGCGTAGCTGCTATACTCAGTTCCACTTAGAACTGGGCCAATCTGACTTTCTTTTCAGACATTGCGTAGAGTGTGGAGCTACGTATGCTCCTGGAGATGAGTTAGATGAGAAGTCCCATCAAAGCTTTCACAAGGACTATACGAACGGAATCCCTTTTA AGGGTTGGCAGAACGAGAGAGCCTTCACGTCGCCTTCTTTGGGCAAGAACCGTATTGTTGTGGTGTTGGAAAATGATTCTCCTGCCCATAGAAACAAG GTGCAAGAGGTGGTGAAGATGATGGAGGTTGAGCTAGGTGAGGATTGGATTCTTCACAGATATTGTAAG GTTTATCTACTCGTTTCCTCTCAGAGGATCTCTGGATGTCTAGTTGCAGAACCAATCAAGGAAGCATTTAAGATCATATCTCGTCTTGATGATGGAAGACAGTTAAAGAAAGAGAGCTCCTCGCCTTCAACCACCATTCATTTCGGAAACATTGTGTTGCAAAGACAAGTATCTAAAAGATGTCGAGAATCAGATGATAGATTAGATAACGGAGCCACTGCatgtgaagaagaagctaaacCGGCTTTTTGTGGAGTTCGAGCTATTTGGGTCTCACCTTCCAACAGGAGAAAAGGCTTAGCTACGCAGTTGCTCGACACTGCGAG GGAAAGCTTCAGCAGTGGATGCATTTTGGAGAAATCTCAGTTAGCAT tctCACAACCAAGCTCTTTGGGAAGAGCTTTTGGATGTAATTATTTTGGAACATCATCTTTCTTAGTTTACATAGCTCAACTATCTTTACCAGGCCCAGTACTGTAG
- the LOC130498770 gene encoding uncharacterized protein LOC130498770 isoform X2: MGQDYSYSQPSSSSNSVDITSLIEAEAQLYADEAESSHFNAEPLQYQPQPECDDGIPRSCYCGAEPVVGYSTTRKDPYRRYFTCNNAEDGDCHVWKWWDVAVIEEMRDIQRELRELKGALNESEQKVVVLEKTVTEFSKKKPGVKLMVSTLVLTGLVLLILVGILLKASKDSGGPRLFLK; encoded by the exons ATGGGGCAAGATTACAGTTACAGCCAgccatcttcatcatcaaactCTGTAGACATAACCTCCCTGATTGAAGCAGAAGCTCAGCTGTACGCGGATGAAGCTGAGAGTAGCCACTTCAATGCAGAGCCGCTTCAGTACCAACCGCAACCAGAGTGTGATGATGGAATCCCTAGAAGCTGCTACTGTGGTGCGGAGCCAGTTGTCGGCTACTCTACAACTCGTAAAGACCCATACAGACGTTACTTCACGTGCAACAATGCTGAAGATGGTGACTGCCACGTTTGGAAATGGTGGGACGTGGCAGTGATAGAGGAGATGAGGGACATTCAGCGGGAGCTTAGGGAGCTTAAGGGTGCACTTAACGAGAGTGAGCAGAAGGTTGTTGTCCTCGAGAAGACAGTAACCGAGTTTTCAAAGAAGAAACCAGGAGTGAAGCTAATGGTCTCTACCTTAGTTTTAACCGGGTTGGTGTTACTTATTCTAGTTG GAATATTACTCAAGGCTTCAAAGGACAGTGGCGGACCTCGCTTGTTTCTGAAATAA
- the LOC130498770 gene encoding uncharacterized protein LOC130498770 isoform X1, which produces MGQDYSYSQPSSSSNSVDITSLIEAEAQLYADEAESSHFNAEPLQYQPQPECDDGIPRSCYCGAEPVVGYSTTRKDPYRRYFTCNNAEDGDCHVWKWWDVAVIEEMRDIQRELRELKGALNESEQKVVVLEKTVTEFSKKKPGVKLMVSTLVLTGNITQGFKGQWRTSLVSEIRLSWSRVH; this is translated from the exons ATGGGGCAAGATTACAGTTACAGCCAgccatcttcatcatcaaactCTGTAGACATAACCTCCCTGATTGAAGCAGAAGCTCAGCTGTACGCGGATGAAGCTGAGAGTAGCCACTTCAATGCAGAGCCGCTTCAGTACCAACCGCAACCAGAGTGTGATGATGGAATCCCTAGAAGCTGCTACTGTGGTGCGGAGCCAGTTGTCGGCTACTCTACAACTCGTAAAGACCCATACAGACGTTACTTCACGTGCAACAATGCTGAAGATGGTGACTGCCACGTTTGGAAATGGTGGGACGTGGCAGTGATAGAGGAGATGAGGGACATTCAGCGGGAGCTTAGGGAGCTTAAGGGTGCACTTAACGAGAGTGAGCAGAAGGTTGTTGTCCTCGAGAAGACAGTAACCGAGTTTTCAAAGAAGAAACCAGGAGTGAAGCTAATGGTCTCTACCTTAGTTTTAACCGG GAATATTACTCAAGGCTTCAAAGGACAGTGGCGGACCTCGCTTGTTTCTGAAATAAG GTTAAGTTGGTCACGGGTGCACTGA
- the LOC108819195 gene encoding uncharacterized protein LOC108819195 codes for MALQQHVCDDDSQLQAKTFCSSDLMMMMINWDDLVCPICLDSPHNGVLLQCSSHDNGCRAFVCNTDHLHSNCLDRFITACGTTNPPPPPSDEPPWSKFLEESCKPLCPLCRGEVTGWVVVEEARALLDEKQRCCEEERCRFTGTYSELREHARSEHPDSRPSKIDPARKLDWENFQQSSEIIDVLSTIHSEVPRGVVLGDYVIEYGDDDGTGDEFEDVASNEGSWWTSCIFYKMFDNIRNARNRRRARMSESSRRGSRRSSYDNSNSDDSSVASMEFPEYRVDEIDDEFITTASGGNRSSSVHQRLRSHRSRFYEN; via the exons ATGGCGCTACAACAACATGTTTGTGATGATGATAGCCAGCTTCAAGCAAAGACCTTTTGCAGCAGCgacctgatgatgatgatgatcaatTGGGACGACTTAGTCTGTCCCATTTGTTTAGACTCCCCTCACAACGGCGTCCTCCTCCAGTGCTCCTCTCACGACAACGGATGCCGTGCTTTCGTCTGCAACACTGACCACCTCCACTCCAACTGTCTGGACCGTTTCATCACCGCCTGTGGAACAACAAACCCACCTCCACCTCCTTCTGATGAGCCGCCTTGGTCAAAGTTCTTAGAAGAGAGCTGCAAACCTTTATGTCCACTCTGCAGAGGAGAAGTCACCGGGTGGGTAGTTGTGGAAGAAGCTCGTGCCCTTCTCGATGAGAAGCAACGTTGCTGCGAGGAAGAACGGTGCAGGTTCACGGGTACTTACTCCGAGCTCCGTGAACACGCACGGTCAGAGCATCCGGACTCTCGTCCTTCCAAGATTGATCCCGCGAGGAAGCTTGACTGGGAGAATTTCCAGCAGTCGTCTGAGATCATCGACGTGTTGAGCACGATTCACTCGGAGGTTCCGAGAGGTGTGGTTTTAGGAGACTATGTGATTGAATACGGAGATGATGATGGCACGGGAGATGAGTTTGAGGATGTGGCTAGCAATGAAGGAAGCTGGTGGACGTCTTGcatcttttataaaatgtttgATAATATAAGGAACGCGAGGAACAGAAGAAGAGCGAGGATGAGTGAGAGTAGTAGGAGAGGGAGTCGTCGTTCTAGCTATGATAACTCCAACTCTGATGACAGCTCAGTAGCGTCCATGGAGTTTCCGGAGTATAGAGTAGATGAGATCGATGATGAGTTCATCACCACTGCAAGTGGGGGAAACAGAAGTAGCTCTGTGCATCAAAG GTTAAGAAGCCATCGTTCCCGTTTCTATGAAAATTAG